Proteins from a single region of Candidatus Dependentiae bacterium:
- a CDS encoding ferredoxin: protein MKKVYITPGCISCGTCEQICPKVFKVKNVAEVIENADLKENAELITEAADICPVNVIKYEE, encoded by the coding sequence ATGAAAAAAGTGTACATTACTCCTGGATGCATTTCATGCGGAACATGCGAGCAGATTTGTCCAAAGGTTTTCAAGGTTAAGAATGTTGCCGAAGTTATCGAAAACGCTGACCTTAAAGAAAATGCTGAACTCATTACAGAGGCAGCCGACATCTGCCCGGTTAACGTCATTAAATACGAGGAATAA